TAAGGCCAAGTTAGGTTGATGACTAGAGCCAGAACTTTGTTGTTGCTTGCTCAAAAGATTCATCAGCTGATTATACTGCTCCACTGAGATATTAGTATTTGCTTCAGTTTTTGGATTGTTGGATGTGTCAGCATCACCATCTCCAGCAGTTGACATTGTTGCtgtcttgtttttgaaatgcTTAAAACCTGGTGGATAACCATTGATCTTGAAGCACCTCTCAATACTGTGTCCAGGAATTTGACAATGTGTACAGAAATACTGTGAGTTgctcctattaggattattagcTTTCTGAAATTGTTGAGAACCAGTTGCTTGAGATTTGAAGTTCCTGTTGTTCCAATGATCACCACCAAATCTTCTTTTCTCAGCTGCAAATGCAACAGGCTCTGTAGGATAGACAGTTTTAGAGATCTCTTGATGCCTTTCTTCTTGAGCAAAGAGTCTGTATGCTTCAGACACCTTAGGTAGAACTGGAACCATTAGCACATTTCCCCTAATTGTGGCAAACTGGTCTGTTAACTTCATCATAAACTGCATCACCATTTTTTCTTGTTGTCTCTGAAAGAACTTTTTAGTAACATTGCAGGTACAATTGTTATAAGTACAGTAAGGCATAGGATGAGCCTCTTCAATTGCATCCCAGATTGACTTGATTTCAGTAAAAAACTCAGAAACTGATTTTTCTCCTTGATTTACCTCAGCTAGTTTCTGTTCTAAAGAGTAGACCTGTGCCATAGAAGCAAAGCCAAATCTCTCTTCAAGATCACACCAAACTTCTCTGGCAGACTTCAAAAACATTACACTCTTAGCAATTATCTCACTCAGATTCCCTAGGATCAGAGAACACACCAAATCATTGCATCTCTCCCATGCTCTATACTCAACAGTTCCAACAGCAGGTTTGCTGATACTTCCATCAACAAAACCTATTTTGTTTTTAGCTGACAATGCCAGCAGCATTGATCTCTTCCAACCTGTGAAACCTTCACCATCAAACTTGAAAGAAACAAGTTGCACAGAATTTGCATCAGAAGGATGTATGTAATACAAGCTAGCAGGATCCTGATTAGGAGGCAAATTTGCATTTCTCCTAGAATCTTCGAGGTGTTCATCATTAAACGCCATTATCAATCTTCAATCAGTAGAAATCAAACAAACTGAAGTTTAATCACACAAACTGTAGTTAATTTCTTCAGAACAATTAGCAGATTTCGATCAGAAACAGTAAAATGCAAGGTTCAATTGAACTTTTTAGAGAGAATTTTGTACGAGAATTTTGCGGAATTTCAGAGAAGATGAGTCAGGTTTCTTgaacctgctctgataccatgacagAATTAGGGATTAAGATCAAGAAAATTTAAGTTGTTATTGTATTAATTATAATCAGCAATGTACAAGCTATATATAAGCATAAAAGGAAGGAGTCTAGATCCTTCTATAGGTTGTTGCATCAGCTAACAAACAACAAAGAGTTTGTTACAATAATGCCATGTTGGCAAGGCTGACTCAGCAGTTAGTTACTGAAGTACAGCAAACAATCAGCATACATCATCAACTAATATTCTAACAGATACTCCAATATAAAATAAAGGTAAAGAACATTTCGGACaatgtaaagaataaaaagtgaTGAGAGAAAGTGTTAGGTTTGAATTTCGAACAATTGTAATTCGTATTGTTCTCGTGGTTCATTGGCGCAAAAAAAATGTATAAACcaaataatttcaaaaaaaaattgacggGTAAAATAAGTCCGAATTAAACCCCAGGTTTAAAAGTAAAAATACAGAGATTAGGAAGAAGCATAAATTccagaatttatttatttgagtaGCGTATTCATCACTATTTCTCAACACCTTTGTTCTTCTTCAACCTCATTCCTCATTTCCCAGGTACCTAATTCTTGTTCTACAAGTTCAAATCacttccttttttcttttttttttggttgatttaatttaattactgCCTTTGCTTAATTTTATTGTCGATTTACGAGTTAAATTAATGAGCATTTTATCTCTTGAATTCGATTATTACCTGGAATTGGTTGATCATTATATTTGTTGCTTGATTTAGCtgattttttatttcattttttgaaattttagcTATTGAATTACTCTCTGGTTTTGGATTGATTAGTTATTAACTGGCATTATTTGATCGAATTTCGGATAAATTCAGCATTGTTTGGGATAAATTGATAGAATTTCGGATAAATTCAGCATTAGGTCATTAGAAGTTCATTGAAAATGTTGTGTCACTTGGAACTTTTGTAATTGGAATCGCTAGAAACTTTGGAGCTCCAACCAGTCAATCCCCTTGATTGGCAAGGAAACATATCAAGGGGTATTTTCGtaaataaaattatcaaaatatacAATCTACATATTTAAGTgtacaatatttttttatataaaattattttcttttatttttaatttttttaaatatcaaataTGTTGTACATTGTAATTTCTAGATTGTATACTTGCTTATTGTAATTACAAAAATGCCACTTGATATGTCAATCAAGGGGATTGTTTTAAAATTTCTCAGAAACTTTGTGGTTCTGATAAATGTTTCGGTTTTGGATTACATAGATTATAAGTGCAATGTGGCCAATGTCTTTCTATACTTGCGGTTTGCGAAATAGGGTATCAATGTCCCTTTAGATCACAATTCGTAAGGAGAAGTAGCAGACATTTGGTCTCCGTTTGGTTtgtcggaaaatattttcaatgaaAAATGATTTCCACGTAAAACATTTTACAaggaaaaacacaattccaaattaTTCCTTTCAAATGTATTTTTAACATTGACAAAGTtattggaaaatgtttttcactGCCTTGTCATACCAAACAACATAAAATGAGTGAAAAAGATGTTTTTTCATGAcaacgttttacaccaaacaACATAAAATGAGTGAAAACGTTGTTTtttcatgaaaacgttttacaccaaaccaaacactTTCTTGGTTTTTTAGCTGTCCTTAGGCAGAAGGAAGGGTCGAGAGAGGAATTCGGTTAGCGGTATAATATAGTATGGTTTGGTGATTAAAGGATTGGTGTTGGAGAAAAGCATCACTTCTATAGAATGCCTTACTCAGTTTACGAAGACCCCTTTTAAGTAATGTTAACTCTCCACAAAGTACTAGATTGATACAAGAAATAAGCTCATTTGATTCATCATTGAAAGTGATCGGTATTGACGATTGAGTCAATCCAATTGCACCACAGTTTTCTTAATTAATCTACAATTTGTATAGTGCACCGGTTTTTGTTGCAGATTTGAGATTTTGATTCTTAATTATGCtgttttgtttgttgggccttgcTACTTATTAACTTTTAATAAAGATCTTTGTGCTGTTGTGATTGCAGACTTCCATTTGGTGAAATGAATGTACAGATTCTAAACCTAAGTAGTCATCTGAAGTCTACATAACAGTCAATGTGTTTCAATTTTCAGGAAAACCAATGAATTGAACATCTAAAGTGGTCAATTTTTTCCGGTTCAGATTGTAGTTTATCCGGTTCTTTCTCACTCAAAGTTTTCTTCAACTGATGAAATAAAACATGATGTGATGTTGCCCCGTGTACATTTCATTGAGGTAGATCATCATACATAGTCTTATCAACTTTTCATTTTGGTGCATCTATTCAGATTCTTTGTTTTCATACCGTCTTTTGCAAAATTCTTATAGGTTCCTCATGTCATTCAGTTATCCGATTGGGATTGTGGTCTTGCCTGTGTTTTAATGGTTTTGCAACCAATTGGTGGCATTTGACAAGGGGTCCAGACTTTTAAAGTTAGAAACAGAACATATATGAAGACCTTGGTTTTCAGTCTagtaaaagaataaaacaaagaTAAAGTGTATGGATTATTTATGATTACTATTAAAGTCATTATATGGACTCATTTCACAAGGGGAGAATAAAGCAAATATAGTAAAACAAGGCTAGAATAAAACCATCAAAACATGCCAACAAATCAACGTTCAAAACTTCATATGCAGGAGTAAGTTCTAACTCACAAATATAAACCCAAGAAAAGACACACTAGAAACAAGATGGCGGAAGGAGTTGTGTTTAATATTGCAGAGAGACTGTTAGAGTCCTTAGGGGAACATGCACTTCAAGAGATTGCATCATGTTGGGGTGCAAGAGGTGACTTGAGAAAACTCGGAAACTCTGTGAGGATGATAAAAGCTCGTGTTCGTGATGCTGAGAAGCGCGGTGAAGAGGAGGACAATGACGCGATCAAAGAGTGGCTCAAGAGGCTAAGGCTGGTGCTCCATCAAGCTGAGGTCCTTACTATTGATCTGCAGAATAAGCGGGTGGAAGGAAATAACAAGCTTGTGAAGAAGGTACGCGTCTTATTCTCAAGGTCAGGACCACTTTATCTTAACATCAAAATCAAATCAAGTCGATTAGGGAAGAACTTAACGACATTAAGTCGGATATGGAGGGCTTGAATTTGAGGGTGTATGATCATAGGGAAGAATCACATCTTTCATTTACCAATTTGGTAAAGAAAAGGGAAACGGCTTCTTTTGTGAAAGTAGATGATGTTATTGGTAGAGAGAATGACAAAAACATAATAATCGGCATGCTTTTCGATCCAAAGTACAATGGGGAAAGGGTGAGTGTCATCCCGATTGTTGGGTTTGGGGGTCTAGGAAAAACTACTCTTGCTCAATTGATTTTTAATGATGCTAGTCTTGTGGAGCATTTTGATCTTGTTAAATGGGCTTGTGTACCGGAGATAGATAACCAGAAGGTTGTATTGGGGAAAGTTTACAAGTCGTTGACGAATAACGACTCGCATGATCTCTCGATTGATCAAATGAAATCGGGGATCCGAGGTTGTATAAGTAACAAGAAGTACCTTCTTGTCCTAGACGACATATGGGATGAAAGTCGGGATAGGTGGTTGGATATCATGAGCTTGCTTGAATGTGGTCAAATTGGGAGTAAAGTACTTGTAACTACACGTTCTAACATCGTTGCAAAAGTTGTAGGCACAGTTCCAAGTGCCTACAATCTAGGACTTTTAACAGACACAGAGTCCTGGAATCTTTTTGAAAGACTAGCTTTTAAACCAGGCACGGAAGAGAGCAATCGTACTACTTGGACTCAGATTGGAAAGGAAATTGTTAATAGTTGTGGAAATGTTCCCCTTGCTGTTAGGGCTGTTGGAAGCCTCCTCTACACTAAAGACAGTGAGCAAGAGTGGCGGCTTTTCAGAGAAACTCAACGATCAAAGGCAAAGTTAATAACGGAGGGTGATTATGGTAATATCATGCCTGTGCTGAAGTTAAGTTATGATTATCTACCACCTCCATTAAAGCAGTGCTTTGCCTACTGTTCATTGTTCCCAAAAGATTATGAGATTAGTAAGGCTGAATTAGTGCATTTATGGATGGCTCAAGGATATTTTGACCCGTCTAACAAAGACATTGGGGATTACTATTTTACAGAGTTGTTAGGGAGGAACTTTTTtcaagaccctgaagaagatgAACTAGGGAATGTCAAAACGATAAAAATGCACGACTTAATGCACGACTTGGCACAACATGTAGCCGGTGATGAGAGCATGCTATTGAGTGAGTCGCCATTTATGTTGTCTGATGGAGTTGTACACGTAAGTATAAACTTGCGTGATGTAGACAATAGATGGGAAGCTCCACCATCATTGCTTGCGTCGGCTAAGAGAACTCGATCATTGCTAATTAAGAGTAGTACTATAAAAGTATCATCTCTTGAAAGTTTGATTTCTGGATTCAAGTCTTTGCGTGCCCTGAGTTTGAGGTATGTGGGGTTTAAAACGGTCCCAAATTCTATAGGGAGGTTGACACATCTAAGATACCTCGATCTTGGAAGGGATTGCAGTATTGAATGTCTTCCCGATGCCATAACAAGGTTAGAGAACCTGCAAACACTGTACCTTGATGGTTGCAGAAGGCTTAAAAGGTTACCAAGAGATTTCACAAGGTTGGCCAAACTCAGACACTTGCTGATGTGTAGGGAGATATTGACTGATTTGCCCTCAAGATTTGGGAAAATGACATCGCTCCAAGAATTGAGCGGATTTATAGTAGGGGAAAGCACTGGCATTGACTCTTTGCCAGCCTTGAATCTTAAAGGAATTCTGGACATCAAATTTCGCAAGTGGCGCAGTGATGCTGTTTCAGAAGCGCAGAAGGCAAGTTTGAAGGAAAATCAACAGTTAACTTTTCTTTATCTAGATTTGAGCTTCAGTGACGAAATCATCTAACCTTGTTGATTTTACTGAGACGGATAGGATGTTAACATGCTTGGAATTACCAACAAGTCTCAAAGTGCTACACATTATGTGTTACATTGGAGGTGAATTGCCCTGTATGTGGTTAGATAAATTGTCTAGCCTTGTTTCCGTTACTCTCACGCAGTGCAAAAATTGCAGGGTTCTCCCTCATTTGAGTCAGTTACCATATCTCAAATCTCTTACTGTATATAGTCTTGAAGCTTTGGAGTACATTGAAGATGATGTTGGGGATGGCGGTACCCATAGCTATAGGTGCTACTTCCTAGCCTTAGAGTCTTTGGACTTGATGTGGTCTGAGCAACTCAAGGTGTGGACAAGGTCATCTGTGATTCAGACAGGGTCCTTGTACTTCTCTCGTCTTTCGCGCATCAATATTGACAAATGCCCCAAGTTTATGTCAATGCCTCTAGCACCAAGGATGGAGTCATTGAAGGTTAACAGAGGACATAGTGAGCTGCTGAAATCACTTCTGACATCACACAACGAAGcattatcatcatcaacaactctTTTCACATCATTGAAGGAGCTGGAAATAATTGGAATTGATCATGGTCTGATTTCCTTGACCATTAGAAGCAGTTGGTGTAATCTAGAGAGGTTAAGCATAGGTCGGTGCAACCAACTGAGCAGTTTGATATTCGAATCTCCAAACTCCATTCGAGATCTTGATGTTGGTTAgtgtttatttttgttgtttttatgtACCATTTGGCAGGATTTATTTTATTCTGTTCTATCAACTTTTGCAAGTTTACGCAATACCCAATTGCacattttgtttgaatttttacTTCCAATTGCATTTTGTTTGAAATTCCAACTTTTTTATGGGTTAGCTTTTTGTTTGTAATGGGCTAAATTAAAAtgactcttaaaacctcttcgcttcttttccatgaagtagaagatggtcgtcctgTTTTCCCGTTattgcttttgggtcaattggaaacatctctgcaattgcaggggtaaggttgcgtacgtccgaccctCCCCTACCCTGCttgttgcgggagcctctttgaggcgaTGGGGTAATtaaaatgataatgataatgttagctttttgtttgtttgttcttTTGAATATTTGACAAGTTTAAGCAATATCCAACTCATCATTTTGATGAAATGTCAGGTTTGAACAGAAGCTTGAGAAACATTTCTGGGGGGTTACAGCATCTCATTGCCCTAGAGAAATTGCGTATAATTTGTTGGATGTGTGGAATGAAGAAGAGAATGCTGACATCATCAGATCAGCTTGGCAAGGTTTGAGGAGCCTGCGTTCGTTGGAATTACAGGGCATCCATAAACTGAAGGCACTCCCTCGAGGTATTACTAGCCTAACAACGCTTCAGTCGCTCACTCTTTCTTACTTCAAGAATTTGACAATGTTTCCAGAAGAGATTGGTCAACTGACCCGTCTTCAACGGCTTTCTATAAAACATTGCCCGAAATTGGCATCACTTCCACAGTCATTACTAGGCCTTACTTCTTTGCAACAACTTCACGCGTATCATTGTCAAATTCTGGAAGAAAGATACAAGGGCCAAGATCGCCACCTTATTCAACATATCCCTGATGTTCGCTTTGTGAGTTTTCTTATGAACTTCCCACCTTTACTTTACTTTTATCCTGTTGTGTTTCTGCAATTTTAGTCCCATAATTTAttcacattattattattattcttattcCTTCTGTTTAATTTAGAGTTCCGCACCTGAGACGGGTATCTCAGCCTTAATATCTTCCGTTATGATGTGAGCTTGAAGCCCTAGAGTGCATAGAAGATGACGGTGTCGTGAGTTGGTGGTTCTTCAATCAGCCAACAGCTACAAGTAACACTTCCCAGCAGCACAGTCCCTGACTCCCTGAATGGTTGCCGCTAATAAATAGGTGGAAACGATCATCATTATATTACCTGAGGCATGCAGCGTCAGAGGATGATGGTCAGCAGTGGCAGATCAAGCATATTGACAAAGAAACTTCTATGTTCTCAATCTGGTAATTCTGCAAACATCTAtatactatactaaaagaggGGAAATCAATGTGAAACTGACAAATCACAAATGTCACTCTCTGATTATTGAAGTTAATGATGGATGGAAATAACTTTATTGACACGGGTGATAAACAGGGGTGAAAGTAATTTTCTATATGTATCCTCAGtgggttttttgtttttttttaaaataaaaagtaaaagaaGACACTGAAAGGGGCAATAACATAtctatccatcattaattttaattagaagaATATCCATGAACTCTATTGATGATAATTGTCAATAACTATAGTTTAGTTTTCATTCAAAActaatatttagattataaccGTGCgaggtactatactagttactTCTCTAAAATACAGAACATGGAACCTTTGATCATCAAGTCCATAAAATACTCTGGGGTTCGATGTGAGTATTTTCAAGCTCAAATTTCACAGTGTCTATTTTATATCCCCTGAAAGCTTTGAGAAACTACGATAATCAAGGGTGATAAAAGAATTTGACAATACCTTTTGGTGGGTTagctttatttttgttgttctttgatTCTGTTTGCTAGTTTTATCATTTCCCAATTGCACATTTTGTTTTGTAATTTcagttttttttattctttttttgggttggttaatttttgttgtttttttgtaCCATTTGGCAGGATTTATTTATTCTGTTCTATCAACTTTTGCAAGTTTACGCAATACCCAATTGCacattttgtttgaattttttgcGTGTCTGAATTTTTCCAAGTGTAAGTAATACCCCAATTGCATTTTGTTTGAAAttccaatttttattttattttatgggttagctttattgtttgtttgttcttttaaatATTTGACAAGTTTAAGCAATATCCAATTCTTCATTTTGATGAATTGTCAGGTTTTGGTTGAAGGAATATTGAACTCAAGGGCAATAATTCTCAACAGACCTTCTTCACTCAATACCATTTCGATCCATTTCTATGgttttttccttttaatttcCCATTTTATAAAATTAAGTAAACCCTTTGAATGTGTATGTTAACTGGTGAAAATTCGTTTTTAGCTAGGCGGCTAGGCTTAAGAGATTGTATTAATCATGGAAGAAAACTCTGATCTTAGATTTATCATAATTGTTAGAATATGTATATAATCCTTAATGATGAACATAATCATAGTGATTGATTGTGTAAAAACAGCAGCATGCACTTTCCATCTCGCCCTTGCTGTCAACAGCGTAAAGAACTTCATACCTATTACGTTGGAATTGGAGAATGCTCAATACACATTGTGGGCGGAGCTATTCAAGATTCATGCTACGGCATAAATCACTACGTATGTTCATAATTGAGGATTATACATATTCCTTAACAATAATGAAGGATTGAaggtaattaattgaaatatttGTAATATTTTGTTGCCCTTGATTAAATTTTGTTTCCTTGAATGATGTTGTACTTTATTTGATTGTGTGCAGGGAAAGTTGAAGAATGTAAGAATGTTCAGATTTGTATACCTCAATGGGAACTTATGTGAAGGCGCACCATGTAAGTATCAAatatctttctttttttcttgacGGGTATCAAGTATCAAGTATCAAGTATCAAATATCAATTCTACATGGAATTGTAGATTACATTTGAATTTTGTCATGATCATTTGGTTAATATATGCTTTCTGATGATGAAGATTCAAGAGGTTGATATTATCTCTT
This genomic stretch from Spinacia oleracea cultivar Varoflay chromosome 3, BTI_SOV_V1, whole genome shotgun sequence harbors:
- the LOC110791857 gene encoding putative disease resistance protein RGA3, which encodes MEGLNLRVYDHREESHLSFTNLVKKRETASFVKVDDVIGRENDKNIIIGMLFDPKYNGERVSVIPIVGFGGLGKTTLAQLIFNDASLVEHFDLVKWACVPEIDNQKVVLGKVYKSLTNNDSHDLSIDQMKSGIRGCISNKKYLLVLDDIWDESRDRWLDIMSLLECGQIGSKVLVTTRSNIVAKVVGTVPSAYNLGLLTDTESWNLFERLAFKPGTEESNRTTWTQIGKEIVNSCGNVPLAVRAVGSLLYTKDSEQEWRLFRETQRSKAKLITEGDYGNIMPVLKLSYDYLPPPLKQCFAYCSLFPKDYEISKAELVHLWMAQGYFDPSNKDIGDYYFTELLGRNFFQDPEEDELGNVKTIKMHDLMHDLAQHVAGDESMLLSESPFMLSDGVVHVSINLRDVDNRWEAPPSLLASAKRTRSLLIKSSTIKVSSLESLISGFKSLRALSLRYVGFKTVPNSIGRLTHLRYLDLGRDCSIECLPDAITRLENLQTLYLDGCRRLKRLPRDFTRLAKLRHLLMCREILTDLPSRFGKMTSLQELSGFIVGESTGIDSLPALNLKGILDIKFRKWRSDAVSEAQKASLKENQQLTFLYLDLSFSDEII